In the genome of Vicia villosa cultivar HV-30 ecotype Madison, WI linkage group LG7, Vvil1.0, whole genome shotgun sequence, one region contains:
- the LOC131619631 gene encoding cyclin-dependent protein kinase inhibitor SMR13-like — MVPIGKTTSRKKKTRTTKGRKLTRSSHFKNQQLESKKQETSSENKDRNMDSDKVVEDVSVPPTSKSICSTPKGQKFRIPEISTCPPAPKKQRQRVLSNFSLRRTFFAPPDLEMFLCVALQDSPVSIFC, encoded by the coding sequence ATGGTCCCTATAGGAAAGACAACATCAAGAAAGAAGAAGACAAGAACAACAAAAggaagaaaactcacaagaagcAGCCACTTCAAGAACCAACAACTAGAGAGCAAAAAACAAGAAACATCCTCCGAAAACAAGGACAGGAACATGGATTCTGATAAGGTTGTTGAAGATGTTTCTGTTCCCCCAACAAGTAAGAGTATATGCTCAACACCAAAAGGTCAAAAGTTTCGGATACCAGAAATCTCAACATGTCCACCAGCACCAAAGAAGCAAAGACAAAGAGTGCTTTCAAATTTCTCTCTTCGTAGAACTTTTTTTGCACCAccagacttggagatgtttctgTGTGTTGCACTTCAAGATTCTCCAGTTTCAATTTTTTGCTAG
- the LOC131615671 gene encoding probable amino acid permease 7, giving the protein MGLGSSDSSSDDNINNNNLNNPLLLSESHSPKRTGTLWTAVAHIVTGVIGSGVLSLPWSIAQLGWIVGPFSILLIASSTLFSAFLLCNTYRSPNPEYGPHRSASYLDVVNFNLGVGNGRLCGILVNICIYGFGIAFVITSSISLRAIQNSFSHPDKENEATSEFADAFYMLLFGILQIVLSQIPNLHDLNWLSVVAAITSFAYCFIGMGLSIMQIMENGYAKGSIEGISTSSGTQKLWLISQALGDVSFSYPFSTIMMEIQDTLKTPPPENQTMKKASTISVAITTFFYLCCGCAGYAAFGDNTPGNLLTGFGSSRFQWLVNFTNACIVIHLVGSYQVYCQPLFGNAESWLRFRFTESEFVNHTYTLKLPLLPAFELSFLSLSFRTAYVASTVLIAMIFPYFNQILGVLGSISFWPLTIYFPVEIYLSRSNTDSWTAKWIMLQTFNIFGLVFGLFTLVGCIRGIVTEKFA; this is encoded by the exons ATGGGATTAGGATCTTCAGATTCTTCCAGTGAtgacaacatcaacaacaacaacctcaacaacCCTTTGTTACTCTCTGAATCTCATTCTCCCAAAAGAACAG GGACTCTTTGGACAGCAGTTGCACACATAGTGACAGGTGTGATAGGATCAGGAGTGCTGTCTCTTCCATGGAGTATTGCACAACTTGGTTGGATTGTGGGACCATTCTCCATTCTTCTTATTGCTTCTTCAACTCTCTTTTCTGCTTTTCTCTTGTGTAATACTTATCGTTCTCCTAATCCTGAATATGGTCCTCATAGAAGTGCTTCTTATCTTGATGTTGTCAATTTTAATTTAG GAGTTGGGAATGGAAGATTGTGTGGcattcttgtgaatatatgtatttatggTTTTGGAATTGCCTTTGTCATTACATCATCTATCAGCTTAAG AGCAATCCAAAACTCATTTTCTCATCCCGACAAAGAGAATGAAGCAACAAGTGAATTTGCAGATGCATTTTATATGCTGCTTTTTGGGATTCTCCAAATTGTTCTCTCACAGATACCAAACTTacatgacctcaattggctctcaGTTGTTGCCGCGATTACGTCATTTGCTTATTGTTTCATAGGAATGGGACTTTCCATCATGCAAATCATGG AAAATGGATATGCTAAGGGTAGTATAGAAGGAATCAGTACCTCTAGTGGAACTCAAAAGTTGTGGTTGATTTCCCAAGCGCTTGGTGATGTGTCATTCTCGTATCCTTTCTCGACTATTATGATGGAAATACAG GATACTTTGAAGACGCCTCCGCCAGAAAACCAAACCATGAAAAAGGCCTCAACCATATCAGTCGCTATCACAACATTCTTTTACCTCTGTTGTGGGTGTGCCGGATATGCTGCATTTGGCGATAATACACCAGGAAACCTTTTAACAGGATTCGGATCCTCAAGGTTTCAATGGCTTGTGAACTTCACCAATGCTTGTATTGTGATTCACCTAGTTGGTTCATATCAG GTATACTGCCAGCCACTGTTTGGCAATGCGGAGAGTTGGTTACGTTTTAGATTCACCGAGAGTGAATTTGTGAATCACACATACACTTTGAAACTCCCATTGCTGCCAGCTTTTGAACTAAGTTTTCTCAGCTTATCATTCAGAACTGCTTATGTTGCATCAACCGTGCTGATTGCAATGATCTTTCCTTACTTCAACCAGATTCTCGGAGTTTTAGGTAGCATAAGCTTTTGGCCATTGACCATATATTTTCCAGTGGAAATATACTTGAGTAGGTCCAATACCGATTCATGGACTGCTAAGTGGATTATGCTTCAAACTTTCAACATTTTTGGACTTGTATTTGGATTGTTCACTCTGGTTGGATGCATTAGAGGAATAGTTACCGAAAAATTTGCCTAA
- the LOC131619632 gene encoding uncharacterized protein LOC131619632: MEAHIEYNNVLFREDTYWRQRAKTHWLREGDLNTQFFHRSATVQRNYQRIQMLTEDGGEEIRDQEGMCGIAKLYFDTLFEVRTGVYEPVLNLIQHVISNNDYVLLTAPIVKEKLYQALTQMHPDKSSGPNGFNLAFYLNFWEICGDNIFNEAKLWLNKGFFYPDKLNDTIIFLIPNCGNPTNMNDLRPISLCNMVYKIV, from the coding sequence ATGGAGGCTCATATTGAATATAACAATGTTCTTTTTCGGGAGGATACATACTGGAGGCAGAGGGCAAAAACTCATTGGCTTCGTGAAGGTGACCTTAATACTCAGTTTTTCCACCGGTCTGCAACAGTTCAGAGGAACTACCAGCGTATTCAGATGCTTACAGAAGATGGGGGAGAAGAGATTCGTGACCAGGAGGGTATGTGTGGTATTGCCAAATTGTATTTTGACACTTTATTTGAAGTTAGAACAGGTGTGTACGAGCCGGTTTTAAATTTGATTCAGCATGTGATTTCGAACAATGACTACGTCCTTCTTACAGCGCCTATTGTAAAAGAAAAGCTTTATCAGGCTCTAACTCAAATGCACCCTGATAAGTCTTCGGGTCCGAATGGATTTAATTTGGCTTTTTATCTGAACTTCTGGGAAATATGTGGTGATAATATTTTTAATGAAGCTAAGTTGTGGTTGAATAAAGGTTTTTTTTATCCGGATAAGCTTAATGATACCATTATTTTCCTTATTCCTAATTGTGGCAATCCTACTAATATGAATGATCTGCGTCCGATCTCCCTATGTAATATGGTCTATAAAATTGTATAA